In one window of Zhihengliuella sp. ISTPL4 DNA:
- a CDS encoding alpha/beta fold hydrolase gives MTDSVLLNVIEAGEGDRIAVLLHGMMGSAESWHRVVPLLVERGFRVLALDLPGHGLSPRDPELTIETAADAVVETLAQMAARCDSGRTPGEGAASPLAVAVGHSFGATVLAAAAPRLEPGLAVYVDAPLALQGGQDRAALVSQYEHDRRERMSPAELRRLRPFYSVDDATVEARAAERFDPPTAASVSCGADGHWTAAPGSIVVRAEPSAWVTDEDARRFEHGGVTVRSIPGAAHTVWYSHFEVFTAALPELFAPSLV, from the coding sequence TTGACTGACTCCGTGCTCCTGAACGTCATCGAAGCCGGGGAGGGCGACCGCATCGCCGTGCTGTTGCACGGCATGATGGGGTCCGCCGAGAGCTGGCACCGTGTGGTCCCGCTGCTCGTGGAGCGGGGCTTCCGCGTCCTGGCGCTCGATCTGCCGGGTCACGGCCTCTCGCCGCGCGACCCGGAGCTCACGATCGAGACGGCGGCCGATGCCGTCGTCGAGACTCTGGCGCAGATGGCGGCCCGCTGCGATTCCGGGCGCACCCCGGGCGAGGGGGCCGCCTCCCCGCTCGCCGTCGCCGTGGGGCACTCCTTCGGCGCCACGGTGCTCGCCGCCGCCGCGCCCCGCCTCGAACCCGGCCTCGCGGTCTACGTCGACGCGCCACTCGCCCTGCAGGGCGGTCAGGACCGCGCGGCTCTCGTGTCGCAGTACGAGCATGACCGCCGCGAGCGGATGTCGCCGGCCGAACTCCGCCGCCTCCGCCCGTTCTACTCCGTCGACGACGCCACGGTCGAGGCGCGGGCGGCCGAGCGGTTCGACCCGCCGACGGCAGCCTCGGTCTCCTGCGGAGCCGACGGCCACTGGACCGCCGCTCCCGGCTCCATCGTCGTCCGCGCGGAGCCCAGCGCCTGGGTCACCGACGAAGACGCGCGGCGGTTCGAGCACGGCGGTGTGACGGTGCGCAGCATCCCCGGCGCCGCCCACACCGTCTGGTACAGCCACTTCGAGGTCTTCACCGCCGCGCTGCCGGAGCTCTTCGCCCCGTCCCTCGTCTGA